Part of the Flavobacterium sp. KS-LB2 genome is shown below.
TATGAACTAGAAATTCTTTATTCTGGCTATTTACTAAGAACAATTCTGGATTTAATTTTAAATGCACCCCAGATTCAACTAATTCAGGATAATTTGGCGACGTAAATGCTTTAAAATGTTCTGCATTTATCTTAGTGGTTCTATTGCCACGGTATAACTTGTATTCAAAATAAAGACACACTTCACTGATAACTGGTCCATCATCATTTCGTAAAGAGGCAATTTGAATAGCCGTGATTAAATTTTCTTTAGCATCCGTTCGTAAATCGCCAATTGGTAATTGAGACCCCGTAAAAATAACTGGTTTCGATAAATTTTCGAGCATAAAACTCAATGCTGATGCGGAATACGACATAGTATCAGATCCATGAAGCACAACAAATCCGTCAAAGTCGCCGTAATTTTCCTCTATAATTGAAGCAATTTTAGCCCATTCGTTAGGATTCATATTAGAGGAATCAATAGGATTTTCAAAAGAAATAGTCTCTATCTCACAGTCTAATTGTTTCAATTCCGGGATACGCTGTAATAATTTGCTAAAATTGAAAGCTTTGAGCGCTCCCGTCTCAAAATCTTTTCTCATACCGATAGTTCCTCCGGTATAGATTAAAAGTATTTTGGCTTTATACAACATTGTGGTATTTTAATTTATTCACCACAGGATTAGCATACATAGCAAGAAAACCATCTAAGGCCACTGGATTGTCATGATCAATTCGCATTTCAAGTCTGCGTTCGAATAATGATTTTTCATTTTCGGTATATAAATGAGCAAAGCGATTGGTTTTATTTACAATATCAAAAGCAATGAAATTTGTTGGCCATAATTTGTAATTACTCAATATTGCATCGTCAATTACTTGTGCCAAAGCTACAATTTGCTTGTTTGAACTGTCATTTTCAGCTTTGATGGCTTCAATTTCAGTGTTTAATACTTTGCCTACATGTATGTGAATTCGTTTCTTTTGTCCCAAAGCGCCACTAAGAATCGTCATGAAATCCTCATTCTTTTCTTTGACATAGACTTCATTATTGGCCTCAGCCATCAATTGTGGCATCTTCAAAGCATCAGTAGGATCGTATTCGTATGAAATAGAAACTGGTACAATTTTTATTTTCTTGAAATAATCCATCAAATTATTTTCATCAGAACCCATTCCAAGCATTTTCAAAACACCCGGATTTGTCTCGTCATTTCCGTCTTTAGTTCTTCCTTCACGTTGTGCAATCCAAACGGAACGGTTTTCATGTTGCAATAAATTCCCAATATATTCTGACAGTAATTTAGAACTTTGCAACATTTCTCTTGGTGTTAAGCCACGCTGTACAAGAAAGTTTCGATTCAGTTTTGCTAATGTATTCAAAAATGCTTTTTTGACTAAATTATCTCCAATCGCTGAAGCGGTCATCACTAAACCGTGTTCGAATAGCGCCGTGTTTAACAGCGTCGTATCTAAAAGAATATCGCGATGATTTGATATAAATAAGTAAGATGTATTGGGTTCTAAATTTTCAAAACCAGAAGTCGTTAGCCCATCTGAGCTTTTCTCTAATACTCTTTGTACGGATTGGTAAATGAAATTACACTGAAAATCACGAATAGAATGCGTTTTTCGAAGTTGTTCTTTCCAAACTTCGTCTGCAACATCAGGAAAAGTAAAATTCATCAATGCTTTCATCATTGGATGATTAACCACATTCTGAAGTGCTTCGTTTATTTCGGAATCATAAAAAGGCCGAATAGCGTCAAATCTTTGCATTATAGTTCTCAATTGTTTAATTAGCAAATGAACAAAAAAAATATCAAAATAAGGTGAATTCTGCTTTAAATACCAAAAATAGCTTTGGAATTCTCCGTGGTTATTGCCGAAATCTCATTTGCCGAAAGGCTATAAATTTGGGCTAACTTATCGACTACATTAACAATATAACTGCTTTCATTTCTTTTTCCTCGATACGGAATCGGGGCTAAATAAGGGGAATCTGTTTCTAGAACAATGTGTTTTACATCTATTTGATTCAAAAACTGATCGATTTTTCCGTTTTTGAAAGTCACCACACCGCCAATTCCTAATTTCATATTATACGATATCGCTTGCAAAGCTTGCTCATAAGTTCCTGTAAAACAATGAAAAATACCAAACAATTCTGGTGATTTTTCTTCCTCTAAAATTTCAAAGATTTCATCAAAAGCTTCTCGACAATGAATAACTATGGGCAATTTATAATGTTTTGCTAATTGTATTTGTTTCTTGAAGGCAATTTGTTGTTGTGGCAAATGGGTTTTATCCCAGTACAAATCAATTCCGATTTCGCCTACCGCATAGAATTTTCGTTTAGAAAGTTCGTCCTCAACATGTTTTAATTCCTCCAGATAATTGTCTTTTACATACGTTGGATGTAATCCCATCATTAAGAAAACATTTTCAGGGTGATTTCTCTCCAATTCATACATCGATTCTGTGCAGGTAGAATCGATTGCGGGAATAAAAAAACGCGAAACACCCGCATTAATAGCACGTTGTATCATTTGGTTTCGATCCTCATCAAATTCCTCTGAATATAAATGGGTATGGGTATCT
Proteins encoded:
- a CDS encoding 1-acyl-sn-glycerol-3-phosphate acyltransferase gives rise to the protein MQRFDAIRPFYDSEINEALQNVVNHPMMKALMNFTFPDVADEVWKEQLRKTHSIRDFQCNFIYQSVQRVLEKSSDGLTTSGFENLEPNTSYLFISNHRDILLDTTLLNTALFEHGLVMTASAIGDNLVKKAFLNTLAKLNRNFLVQRGLTPREMLQSSKLLSEYIGNLLQHENRSVWIAQREGRTKDGNDETNPGVLKMLGMGSDENNLMDYFKKIKIVPVSISYEYDPTDALKMPQLMAEANNEVYVKEKNEDFMTILSGALGQKKRIHIHVGKVLNTEIEAIKAENDSSNKQIVALAQVIDDAILSNYKLWPTNFIAFDIVNKTNRFAHLYTENEKSLFERRLEMRIDHDNPVALDGFLAMYANPVVNKLKYHNVV
- a CDS encoding TatD family hydrolase, producing METNTIITDTHTHLYSEEFDEDRNQMIQRAINAGVSRFFIPAIDSTCTESMYELERNHPENVFLMMGLHPTYVKDNYLEELKHVEDELSKRKFYAVGEIGIDLYWDKTHLPQQQIAFKKQIQLAKHYKLPIVIHCREAFDEIFEILEEEKSPELFGIFHCFTGTYEQALQAISYNMKLGIGGVVTFKNGKIDQFLNQIDVKHIVLETDSPYLAPIPYRGKRNESSYIVNVVDKLAQIYSLSANEISAITTENSKAIFGI
- a CDS encoding asparaginase, with translation MLYKAKILLIYTGGTIGMRKDFETGALKAFNFSKLLQRIPELKQLDCEIETISFENPIDSSNMNPNEWAKIASIIEENYGDFDGFVVLHGSDTMSYSASALSFMLENLSKPVIFTGSQLPIGDLRTDAKENLITAIQIASLRNDDGPVISEVCLYFEYKLYRGNRTTKINAEHFKAFTSPNYPELVESGVHLKLNPELFLVNSQNKEFLVHKNLDNNVAIIKIFPGISEAVLSAILDIPDLKGIVLETYGAGNAPTEDWFLNVLRKAINRGLHIINVTQCSGGSVNMGQYETSTGMKEIGVISGKDITTEAAITKLMYLLSQKIDSKDFKTIFETSLRGEMV